One Microvirga thermotolerans DNA window includes the following coding sequences:
- a CDS encoding formylglycine-generating enzyme family protein, whose translation MDGNPLAGTHSRSLPRPGMVWLPGGTFRMGSDRHYPEEAPVHRVTVDGFWMDAAPVTNRQFRAFVAATGHVTVAEKRPDPKDYPGALPHMLKAGSLVFSPPDHPVPLNDWSRWWAFVFGANWRRPYGPGSSIEGLDDHPVVHVAYPDAEAYARWAGKELPTEAEWEFAARGGLDGAEFAWGDELTPDGRHMANTWQGLFPFQNSREDGYERTSPVRAYPPNGYGLYDMIGNVWEWTGDWYEPKHPADAAKPCCIPSNPRGGREEASYDPCQPEIRIPRKVLKGGSHLCAPSYCRRYRPAARHPEPVDTSTSHVGFRCVVRETRGMRCPTP comes from the coding sequence ATGGACGGCAATCCCTTGGCCGGAACCCACAGCCGCAGCCTGCCGCGACCCGGCATGGTCTGGCTTCCCGGCGGCACGTTCCGCATGGGTTCGGACCGGCATTATCCCGAGGAGGCGCCGGTCCACCGCGTGACGGTGGACGGCTTCTGGATGGACGCCGCCCCGGTCACCAACCGCCAGTTCCGCGCCTTCGTCGCAGCGACGGGACATGTCACGGTGGCGGAGAAGAGGCCCGATCCGAAGGACTATCCCGGCGCGCTGCCGCACATGCTGAAAGCAGGATCGCTGGTGTTCAGCCCGCCGGACCATCCGGTTCCCCTGAACGACTGGAGCCGATGGTGGGCGTTCGTGTTCGGGGCGAACTGGCGCCGCCCCTATGGCCCCGGTTCCTCGATCGAAGGTCTGGACGATCACCCGGTGGTGCACGTCGCCTATCCGGATGCCGAGGCCTATGCCCGCTGGGCCGGCAAGGAACTGCCGACCGAGGCCGAATGGGAGTTCGCGGCCCGCGGGGGGCTCGATGGAGCCGAGTTCGCCTGGGGCGACGAGCTCACGCCGGACGGCCGCCACATGGCGAACACCTGGCAGGGCCTCTTCCCGTTCCAGAACAGCCGCGAGGACGGCTACGAGCGCACCTCGCCGGTGAGAGCCTATCCGCCGAACGGCTACGGCCTCTACGACATGATCGGCAATGTCTGGGAATGGACGGGCGATTGGTACGAGCCGAAACACCCGGCCGACGCGGCCAAGCCCTGCTGCATCCCCTCGAACCCGCGCGGCGGGCGTGAGGAGGCGAGCTACGATCCCTGCCAGCCGGAGATCCGGATTCCGCGCAAGGTGCTCAAAGGCGGCTCGCATCTGTGCGCCCCAAGCTACTGCCGGCGCTACCGCCCGGCGGCCCGCCATCCGGAACCCGTCGATACCTCCACCAGCCATGTCGGCTTCCGCTGCGTGGTTCGGGAGACAAGGGGGATGCGGTGCCCGACCCCGTGA
- a CDS encoding arylsulfatase produces the protein MAKKPNFLILWGDDIGQSNLSIFTKGLMGYRTPNIDRIGEEGMLFTDYYGEQSCTAGRASFITGQCGLRTGLTKVGLPGAELGMRAEDPNIPELLKPLGYVTGQFGKNHFGDRDEHLPTMHGFDEFFGNLYHLNAEEEPELPDYPNEKDFPNFRKNFGPRGVLHCWSDGKGGQKIENTGPLTRKRMETVDTEFLDAAQSFIRKAAKDGKPFFVWFNTTHMHFRTHIEERIRGQAGRWQSEYHDCMIEHDKHIGRMLDLLDELGIADDTMVMYSTDNGPHMNSWPDAAMTPFRNEKNSMWEGAYRVPCLVRWPGVVKPGTVCNEIVSHLDWLPTIVEAAGAPDIKEKLKKGGYEANGKKFKVHIDGFSLMPYFTGKAKQHERKGFFYFTDDGDLACLRFDNWKFAFMEQRARGTLQIWAEPMVTLRVPKIFNLRTDPYERADITSNTYYDWLLDHAFMLVPAQAGVAEFLGTFKDFPPRQKAASFGIDQVMEKIMEAAGGGHH, from the coding sequence ATGGCGAAGAAACCGAACTTCCTGATCCTATGGGGCGACGATATCGGCCAATCGAACCTGAGCATCTTCACGAAAGGGCTGATGGGCTATCGCACTCCGAACATCGACCGCATCGGCGAGGAGGGTATGCTCTTCACCGATTACTACGGGGAACAGAGCTGCACGGCGGGCCGTGCGTCCTTCATCACCGGACAGTGCGGGCTGCGCACGGGCCTGACCAAGGTAGGCCTGCCGGGCGCCGAACTCGGCATGCGCGCCGAGGACCCGAACATTCCGGAACTGCTGAAGCCGTTGGGATACGTGACCGGCCAGTTCGGCAAGAACCATTTCGGCGACCGTGACGAGCACCTGCCGACGATGCACGGCTTCGACGAGTTCTTCGGCAACCTCTATCACCTCAACGCCGAGGAGGAGCCGGAGCTTCCCGACTATCCCAACGAAAAGGATTTCCCCAACTTCAGGAAAAACTTCGGTCCGCGCGGCGTGCTGCACTGCTGGTCGGACGGCAAGGGCGGACAGAAGATCGAGAACACGGGCCCGCTGACGAGGAAGCGGATGGAGACCGTCGACACCGAGTTCCTCGACGCCGCACAGAGCTTCATCAGGAAGGCGGCCAAGGACGGTAAGCCCTTCTTCGTCTGGTTCAACACGACGCACATGCACTTCCGCACGCACATCGAGGAACGAATCCGCGGCCAGGCAGGGCGATGGCAATCCGAGTATCACGACTGCATGATCGAGCACGACAAGCACATCGGCAGGATGCTCGACCTGCTCGACGAGCTCGGCATCGCCGACGACACGATGGTCATGTACAGCACCGACAACGGCCCGCACATGAACTCGTGGCCGGATGCCGCCATGACGCCGTTCCGCAACGAGAAGAACTCGATGTGGGAAGGCGCCTACCGCGTGCCGTGCCTGGTGCGCTGGCCGGGCGTGGTCAAGCCTGGGACGGTCTGCAACGAGATCGTCAGCCATCTCGATTGGCTGCCGACCATCGTGGAGGCGGCCGGAGCCCCGGACATCAAGGAGAAGCTCAAGAAGGGCGGATACGAGGCGAACGGCAAGAAGTTCAAGGTTCACATCGATGGCTTCAGCCTCATGCCGTACTTCACTGGAAAGGCCAAGCAGCACGAGCGGAAGGGGTTCTTCTACTTCACCGATGACGGCGACCTCGCCTGCCTTCGCTTCGATAACTGGAAGTTCGCCTTTATGGAGCAGCGGGCCCGCGGCACGCTCCAGATCTGGGCCGAGCCGATGGTAACGCTGCGCGTTCCGAAGATCTTCAATCTGCGCACCGATCCCTATGAGCGCGCGGACATCACCTCCAACACTTACTACGACTGGCTGCTGGACCACGCCTTCATGCTCGTCCCCGCACAGGCGGGCGTGGCGGAGTTCCTTGGGACGTTCAAGGATTTTCCGCCGCGTCAGAAGGCGGCAAGCTTCGGCATTGATCAGGTTATGGAAAAGATCATGGAGGCCGCAGGAGGGGGCCACCATTGA
- a CDS encoding HlyD family efflux transporter periplasmic adaptor subunit: MTSPDLAYKAAQAERKVRALADQIAATSQNAESLARSRILAHEWEGAKAERDALAVELERLDIRAPVSGTVVELADPMAEGEWVKQGEKLASIADLSQARIEAYVDEAVVPELPLYRVILETSQPLRTTRAQPGTVHLSGRSASILRTVWRRVVTVLVRESGF, translated from the coding sequence ATGACGTCTCCCGATCTCGCCTACAAGGCCGCGCAGGCCGAGCGGAAGGTAAGGGCCCTGGCGGATCAGATCGCCGCGACGTCGCAGAACGCGGAATCCCTCGCACGATCCCGGATTCTCGCCCACGAATGGGAGGGAGCGAAAGCCGAGCGGGACGCGCTCGCCGTCGAGCTGGAGCGCCTCGACATCAGAGCCCCGGTCTCGGGAACCGTCGTTGAGCTCGCAGATCCCATGGCGGAGGGCGAATGGGTCAAGCAGGGAGAGAAGCTGGCCTCCATCGCCGATCTCTCGCAGGCGCGCATCGAGGCCTATGTGGACGAGGCCGTCGTTCCGGAACTGCCCCTCTACCGGGTCATCCTGGAGACTTCGCAACCGCTGCGGACGACCCGGGCGCAGCCCGGGACCGTTCACCTGAGCGGCCGCTCCGCGAGTATTCTTCGAACGGTCTGGCGTCGTGTCGTCACCGTGCTGGTGCGCGAGAGCGGCTTCTGA
- a CDS encoding YidH family protein: MILTMVDPKPKYPVSDDVSVELSARRTGMSFQRTRMSADRTLMAVIRTSLSLIGFGFTIFQFFQRLREAGTLTQVGSARNFGITLVALGILMLVGGVVYHIQYMLGLRAQRKDMTNARLIHGESGFPVSLTLITAVLLLATGVAAIISMIFQIGPFD, from the coding sequence ATGATCCTGACGATGGTTGATCCCAAACCGAAGTACCCTGTGAGCGATGACGTCTCCGTGGAATTGTCCGCACGCCGGACAGGCATGTCGTTTCAGCGCACCCGCATGAGTGCCGACCGAACCCTGATGGCGGTAATCCGGACGTCGCTGTCGCTCATAGGCTTCGGATTTACGATCTTCCAGTTCTTCCAGAGACTACGCGAAGCCGGCACGCTGACACAGGTCGGCTCCGCCCGGAACTTCGGCATCACCCTGGTCGCGCTCGGCATCCTGATGCTGGTCGGCGGTGTCGTCTATCACATCCAATACATGCTTGGCCTGCGCGCGCAGCGCAAGGATATGACAAACGCTCGGTTGATCCACGGCGAGAGCGGCTTTCCCGTGTCGCTGACGTTGATCACGGCCGTTCTCCTGCTCGCAACAGGCGTTGCCGCGATCATCAGCATGATCTTCCAGATCGGGCCCTTCGACTGA
- a CDS encoding CaiB/BaiF CoA transferase family protein: MQPSSARDGGETGSGPLSGLRILEFVGIGPGPFAAMLLADMGADVLRIDRPGGGDAYSKNVVGRGRPTLHVDLKDASQVAQVLALVERADALIEGFRPGVMERLGLGPDIVLKRNPRLVYGRMTGWGQTGPLSRTAGHDINYISLSGALAAIGPADRPVPPLNLVGDYGGGALYLVAGILAGIVSARQTGLGQVVDCAICDGAASLMAMFSDLSSQGRWTSRRAANLLDGGAPFYRTFECSDGKHLSVGALEPKFYDLLCERMGFARSELPDREDARNWDRLHALLEQRFKLKTRDEWCAILGGIDTCVTPVLTLEEAAAHPHMAARQTFVEVDDVVQPAPAPRFSRTPSSIRRIAGGVLTVDTALTRWA, from the coding sequence ATGCAGCCTTCATCGGCAAGGGACGGGGGAGAGACCGGCAGCGGACCTCTCTCCGGATTGCGGATCCTGGAGTTCGTGGGCATCGGACCCGGTCCCTTCGCTGCGATGCTTCTGGCGGACATGGGAGCGGATGTCCTGCGGATCGACCGGCCCGGCGGTGGCGATGCCTATTCGAAGAACGTCGTCGGCAGGGGGCGTCCGACGCTTCATGTGGACCTGAAGGACGCCTCGCAGGTGGCGCAGGTGCTGGCGCTCGTCGAGCGGGCGGACGCCCTGATTGAGGGCTTCAGGCCCGGTGTGATGGAACGGCTCGGCCTCGGCCCCGATATCGTCCTGAAGCGCAACCCCAGGCTCGTTTACGGCAGGATGACCGGCTGGGGCCAGACGGGGCCGCTCTCCCGGACGGCAGGCCACGACATCAACTACATCTCCCTTTCCGGCGCCCTCGCGGCCATCGGCCCGGCGGACCGGCCGGTTCCCCCCTTGAATCTCGTCGGCGACTACGGGGGCGGAGCCCTGTATCTCGTGGCGGGCATCCTGGCCGGGATCGTCTCGGCCCGTCAGACCGGCCTGGGCCAGGTCGTCGATTGCGCCATCTGCGACGGCGCGGCGTCCCTGATGGCGATGTTCTCGGACCTGTCGAGCCAGGGACGCTGGACCTCCAGGCGGGCGGCAAACCTCCTCGACGGCGGCGCTCCCTTCTACCGCACCTTCGAGTGCTCCGACGGCAAGCACCTTTCGGTCGGAGCTCTCGAGCCGAAGTTCTACGATCTGCTCTGCGAGCGTATGGGGTTTGCCCGGAGCGAACTGCCCGACCGTGAAGACGCTCGGAACTGGGATCGGCTGCATGCGCTCCTGGAGCAGCGCTTCAAGCTGAAGACCAGGGACGAATGGTGCGCGATCCTCGGCGGCATCGACACCTGCGTCACCCCCGTTCTGACGCTGGAGGAGGCCGCCGCGCATCCGCACATGGCGGCGCGGCAGACCTTCGTCGAGGTCGACGACGTGGTCCAGCCCGCTCCTGCCCCGCGCTTCTCCCGTACGCCGTCTTCGATCCGAAGGATCGCGGGGGGCGTCCTGACGGTCGATACCGCGCTGACACGGTGGGCCTGA
- a CDS encoding fatty acyl-CoA synthetase encodes MDGQGVEVPIGAKARRNTISDAFHRSVRRNGPRPGLTFKDRIWTYAELGSAVDAVSQALLAAGLKRGDRVGAYGRNSDAYLILWLACAQAGLVHVPINYALTERELSYIVEQSGAQALFFDTALAPAVSAFLPRLRISGTFSGGSSSFDVLATALGKPRGPARDSDADETDLVQLLYTSGTTAAPKGAMMTHRALMAEYMACMVELEFTRQDLALAALPLYHSAQMHVFTMPQLLLGASTILIEAPAPDVCLRLIEEHRITSFFAPPTVWISLLRHPDFDRRDLTSLKNLYYGASIMPVPVLEELRRRLPRARPFNCYGQSEIAPLATVLRPEEHDARPASAGRPIMTVETRVVDTELRDVPSGTYGEIVHRSPQLLLGYWDKQQETEEAFEGGWFHSGDIGYMDDEGYLFIVDRVKDVIKTGGTMVASREVEEALFTHPAVSEVAVIALPDPKWIEAVTAVVVLRPGHDVTAEALIEHARTRLAPFKLPKRIIFRDELPRNTAGKLLKRELRSEYASSL; translated from the coding sequence ATGGACGGGCAGGGAGTCGAGGTCCCCATCGGCGCCAAGGCGCGGCGCAACACGATCTCCGATGCATTCCACCGATCGGTGCGCCGGAACGGGCCGCGCCCGGGGCTGACGTTCAAGGACCGGATCTGGACCTATGCGGAACTCGGCTCCGCCGTCGATGCCGTTTCGCAGGCTCTCCTGGCCGCCGGCCTCAAGCGGGGCGACCGGGTCGGCGCCTACGGACGCAACTCGGACGCCTATCTCATTCTCTGGCTCGCCTGCGCCCAGGCGGGGCTCGTGCACGTTCCGATCAATTATGCGCTGACGGAGCGGGAGCTTTCGTACATCGTGGAGCAGTCCGGCGCCCAGGCCCTGTTCTTCGACACGGCTCTCGCGCCGGCCGTTTCGGCCTTTCTTCCAAGGCTCAGGATCAGCGGGACCTTCTCCGGCGGCTCGTCCTCCTTCGACGTGCTTGCGACCGCGCTCGGAAAGCCGCGCGGGCCCGCGCGGGATTCCGATGCGGACGAGACGGATCTCGTTCAGCTCCTCTATACGTCCGGAACGACGGCGGCCCCCAAGGGCGCCATGATGACCCACCGGGCCCTCATGGCCGAATACATGGCCTGCATGGTTGAGCTGGAGTTCACGCGCCAGGACCTGGCACTCGCCGCCCTGCCGCTGTACCACTCGGCCCAGATGCACGTCTTCACGATGCCCCAGCTTCTCCTCGGTGCATCGACGATCCTGATTGAGGCGCCGGCGCCGGACGTCTGCCTCCGGCTGATCGAGGAGCATCGCATCACATCGTTCTTCGCGCCGCCGACGGTGTGGATCAGCCTCCTGCGGCATCCGGACTTCGACAGGCGCGACCTGACCTCGCTCAAGAATCTCTATTACGGCGCCTCGATCATGCCGGTCCCGGTTCTGGAGGAGCTGCGCCGCAGGCTCCCCCGAGCCCGGCCGTTCAACTGCTATGGCCAAAGCGAGATCGCGCCGCTTGCGACGGTGCTCCGCCCGGAAGAGCACGATGCCAGGCCCGCTTCGGCCGGTCGGCCGATCATGACGGTCGAAACCCGCGTGGTCGACACGGAGCTGCGGGATGTCCCGAGCGGCACCTATGGCGAGATCGTCCACCGCTCGCCCCAGCTCCTCCTGGGATACTGGGACAAGCAGCAGGAGACGGAGGAGGCCTTCGAGGGAGGCTGGTTCCACTCCGGCGACATCGGCTACATGGACGACGAGGGTTATCTCTTCATCGTCGACCGGGTGAAGGATGTCATCAAGACCGGCGGCACGATGGTCGCGAGCCGCGAGGTGGAAGAGGCTCTCTTCACCCATCCGGCCGTGTCGGAAGTCGCGGTGATCGCCCTCCCCGATCCCAAATGGATCGAGGCGGTGACCGCCGTGGTCGTCCTCAGGCCGGGGCACGACGTGACCGCCGAGGCGCTGATCGAGCACGCGCGCACCCGGCTGGCCCCGTTCAAGCTTCCCAAGCGGATCATCTTTCGCGACGAGCTTCCGCGCAATACCGCGGGCAAGCTGCTCAAGCGCGAACTGAGAAGCGAATACGCCTCGTCCCTGTGA